The Geobacter metallireducens GS-15 region TGAGGGCAGGGTTGATCTCGATCTTCGCCTTCGCGCGCAGCTCCTTGAGCCACTTCTGCAACTCTTCCTCCTGCTTTTTCGGGAGGAGTTCCTGCTTGATCTTTTCCTTCTCGGCCGGGAAGGCGGCAGCGTTCAGCTCGGTGCGCTCCTTGAGCCTGAAGGCGACCCAGCGGTTGCCGATCTTGACGGGAGCCTGGGGGGCGGGGGCCTTGTCGGTCAGCGTGAAGGCCGCTTCCATGAGTTCGGGCGATGTCCCGATCACCGGAACGTTCCCCTTGGCGTCAAAGGCAAAGCTTCCGGTCTCCTGCAGCTTGAGGCCGGCCGTGTCTCCCTTGGCGAGCTTCGCCTGGGCCTCCTCGGCCTTCTTCTTGGCGAGTTCCACCGCCCTGACGGCCTTGGCCCTTTCTTCGACCTTCGCGCGAATCTGGGCCAGCGGCGGCACGTCGGAGGGTTTGCGCTCCTTGAGCTTCAGGATGTAGATCCCCTTGGGGGTCTCCACCGGGCCGCCCAACTCATTCTGCTTGAGGAGGAATGCCCGCGTGAGCACTTCTTTCTCGCCGGCCAGGGCCGGTGCGGGAGCTTTTGCGGTAAAGAGCGGGGTTTCGCTGACGGCCACTCCCAGTTCCCGGGCCACGGCGGCCAGATCCCCTGCGGTCTTATGCTTGTTCACGGAGGCAGCGGCAAGCTCGTAGGCCTTCTGACCCGCATAGAAACGCTGGGCGTCGGCCTTCACCTGCTCCTTGACCTCGGCCAGGGGGAGGATGCCTCCCTTGCCCTGGTAGCGGTCGATGTTCTTCTGGTACCAGGACTGGATGTCGGCCTCGGTAACCTCCACCTTTCCTGCTAGCTTGGCCGGGTCGGCCAGGACGTAGGAGACGCTTATCTGCTCTGGAGTCTTGAACTCATTCTGGTTCTTGGCGAGGAAGTCGGTGAGTTCCTGGTCGGAGAGTTTGATCTCCCCCTTGAGCTCTTCCGGCGAAAAGGAGGTGAACTGGAGATTGAGCCGGTCGTTCCTTTTTTTGTAGAGCTGCCGCGCCGCATCATCGGTGACCTGGACCTTCGCCTTGATCTGGTCCTGGGCCTTTTTCACCATGAGCTCGTCCTTCTGGCCCGCCTCGAACTCCTTGGGAGCGAGCCGGTTCGCCTTGAGGACGGCGAAGTACTGGGCGGAGTCAAAGGCGCCGTTTTTCTGGAACGCGGGGATGGCGGCGATGGCCTTCTGCACCTCTTCTTCGGATACCTTTACCCCCATGTCTTTGGCGGCCTTCCGCAACAGCGCCGCATCGATGAGGGAGTCCAGGGCCTGTTTCTTCAGGTTGAGCTGCTTCTCCACCTCGGGAGTGAGGGCCGGACCGTAAATCTGGGTGTAGATGTCGCGCAGACGGTAGTAGGTTCGCTGGAATTCTTCGTAACTGACCTTGGTGCGATCCACCTTGACGGCATAACTCGACGGGGTGAGTCCCCCGTCACCCTTGCCCCAGACAAGAAAAATGGTGCCGATGAAGCTGAGGACGATGAGGCCGAAGACCACCTTGATGACGATGGACTGCTTGTACTTTCGCATGATGCCGAGCATTCGCGAGGACTCCTTTGCGTGAGGGAAATCGGTGCCGTAACCCCTGAAACAACGGGTTCGCATAGTACTATAACCTGCCTTGCAAAAGCAACATTGAATACTCCCGGTCAAGCTTTTCCCCCTTGCATGCCCAGGGGGTTTCTGCTACGATGCAACGCTTCGAAAAAGCTCACTTTCGCGCACTATGAAAGGGATTAGCGCATGCTTAAAATATTCGACGCCCTCTTCGGTCTTTTCTCGAACGATCTGGCAATTGACCTCGGAACAGCCAATACTCTCGTCTACCTGAAGGGGAAGGGTATTGTGGTCCGCGAGCCGTCGGTGGTTGCCGTGCAGAAGACGAACAGCGGCCAGCAGAAGGTGCTTGCCGTCGGCATGGAGGCCAAGAAGATGCTCGGCCGGACACCGGGAAGCATCACCGCCATCCGCCCCATGAAGGACGGGGTCATCGCCGACTTCGACATCACCGAGGAAATGCTCCGCTACTTCATTCACAAAGTCCACAACCGCAAGACTCTGGTCCGGCCGCGGATCGTCATCTGCGTCCCTTCGGGGATCACCCAGGTGGAGAAGCGGGCCGTCAAGGAGTCTGCCGAGTCCGCAGGCGCCCGGGAAGTCTACCTCATCGAGGAGCCCATGGCGGCTGCCATCGGGGCGGGGCTGCCGATCACCGAGGCCTCCGGCAACATGATTGTCGACATCGGCGGCGGCACCACCGAGGTGGCGGTCATCTCCCTGGCAGGCATTGTCTACACGAAGAGCGTCCGGGTGGGTGGCGACAAGATGGACGAGGCGATCGTCCAGTACATCAAGCGCAAGTACAACCTCCTCATCGGCGACCGGACCGCTGAACTCATCAAGATCGAGATTGGCGAGGCTTACTCCATCGGGGACGTGCGTCCCATGGAGGTGAAGGGGCGCGACCTGGTTTCCGGTATCCCGAAGACGGTGGAGATCAATTCCGACGAGATCCGCGATGCCCTCTCCGAACCGGTCAATGCCATCGTGGATGCGGTGAAGATCTGCCTCGAACGGACCCCGCCCGAGCTTGCCGCCGATATCGTTGACAAGGGGATCGTGTTGGCCGGCGGCGGGGCCCTGCTCCGCAACCTGGATGCGCTGCTCCGCGAGGAGACGGGACTACCGGTCGTGACCGCCGAGGATCCCCTTTCCTGTGTTGTTCTCGGTTCCGGCAAGGTCCTCGACGAACTCAACCTCCTTCGCCGGGTTGCCGTCTCGTCCTGATTCGACCCCTGTCCGCCGTGCGGGAGAAGCGCCGCGGACAGGCCCGTTATAAGAAGCCGCATGGATGACGCGTCGCCGGGAAGAACTGACTTCCCCGTCGACAGGCCGTCCATGCGGTTTGCTCGTTTTCCGACCCGCAGTTCACCATGCTACCCGCAGGCGTGACGATTCCCATGACACCCTTCACTGTCGACATACTCATTCCCATCTGGAACCGGCCCGTTGAAACTCGCAACTGCCTGGTCACCCTCATGGAGACCACCCCTTCCGCCCGCCTCATTCTCATTGACAACGGCAGCGACCGGGAAACCGAACGGCTTCTGGAAGAGTTCTCCGAGATTCTCGGGGAGCGTGCGCTCTTCCTGAAGACCAGCGCCAATCAGGGCTTCGTCAGGGCAGTGAACCGCAGTCTCGCCCAGGTGGAAGCTCCCTATGCGGTCGTTATGCAGAACACAACCCTGGTGACAAGGGGGTGGCTGGAGCCGATGGTGGAGTTGGCCGATTCCCGCCCCGATGCGGGTATCATCGTGCCGCGCCTGGAGCTTGAGGACGGACAGGGGCGAAGGCCGAAAGCCGCGCCACCTGCCGGGCCGGTCACCGAGGTGTCCCATGGGTCCTTTGCCGCCTCCATGGTTCGGAGAGAGCTCGTGGAACGCCAGGGGGGCTTCGACGAAGAGCTCGACGGTGGTCCCTGGTGCCTCAGGGACTATTCCCGCCGTGCCTTCAGAAACGGGTTTCTGACCTTAGCCCTCGATGGGGCCGTGGTGACCTATGCCGAAGAGGTTCCCCTCGGCTCCGTTGCCCGGAGGGAGGAGACCGTCCGGCGGAGCGCCGAAACGTGCCGCGCCCGGTGGGGACGGGAGGATGCCTTTTGCATCTATTTCCCCAAGGATGCCGAGCCCGAAGCGGTTCATGGGAAGCTCG contains the following coding sequences:
- a CDS encoding rod shape-determining protein, translated to MFDALFGLFSNDLAIDLGTANTLVYLKGKGIVVREPSVVAVQKTNSGQQKVLAVGMEAKKMLGRTPGSITAIRPMKDGVIADFDITEEMLRYFIHKVHNRKTLVRPRIVICVPSGITQVEKRAVKESAESAGAREVYLIEEPMAAAIGAGLPITEASGNMIVDIGGGTTEVAVISLAGIVYTKSVRVGGDKMDEAIVQYIKRKYNLLIGDRTAELIKIEIGEAYSIGDVRPMEVKGRDLVSGIPKTVEINSDEIRDALSEPVNAIVDAVKICLERTPPELAADIVDKGIVLAGGGALLRNLDALLREETGLPVVTAEDPLSCVVLGSGKVLDELNLLRRVAVSS
- a CDS encoding peptidylprolyl isomerase; the encoded protein is MLGIMRKYKQSIVIKVVFGLIVLSFIGTIFLVWGKGDGGLTPSSYAVKVDRTKVSYEEFQRTYYRLRDIYTQIYGPALTPEVEKQLNLKKQALDSLIDAALLRKAAKDMGVKVSEEEVQKAIAAIPAFQKNGAFDSAQYFAVLKANRLAPKEFEAGQKDELMVKKAQDQIKAKVQVTDDAARQLYKKRNDRLNLQFTSFSPEELKGEIKLSDQELTDFLAKNQNEFKTPEQISVSYVLADPAKLAGKVEVTEADIQSWYQKNIDRYQGKGGILPLAEVKEQVKADAQRFYAGQKAYELAAASVNKHKTAGDLAAVARELGVAVSETPLFTAKAPAPALAGEKEVLTRAFLLKQNELGGPVETPKGIYILKLKERKPSDVPPLAQIRAKVEERAKAVRAVELAKKKAEEAQAKLAKGDTAGLKLQETGSFAFDAKGNVPVIGTSPELMEAAFTLTDKAPAPQAPVKIGNRWVAFRLKERTELNAAAFPAEKEKIKQELLPKKQEEELQKWLKELRAKAKIEINPALKDQ
- a CDS encoding glycosyltransferase family 2 protein, whose protein sequence is MTPFTVDILIPIWNRPVETRNCLVTLMETTPSARLILIDNGSDRETERLLEEFSEILGERALFLKTSANQGFVRAVNRSLAQVEAPYAVVMQNTTLVTRGWLEPMVELADSRPDAGIIVPRLELEDGQGRRPKAAPPAGPVTEVSHGSFAASMVRRELVERQGGFDEELDGGPWCLRDYSRRAFRNGFLTLALDGAVVTYAEEVPLGSVARREETVRRSAETCRARWGREDAFCIYFPKDAEPEAVHGKLDVILRGARMGQCFTLILHPGLHKSLMETGHAPLHSNIALAPLPRFFATGEIRKIIGKLASVRGDTVTVAGVDGLSIPGVEGARSFSWLADEIRRRHESLYRPESP